One stretch of Molothrus aeneus isolate 106 chromosome 2, BPBGC_Maene_1.0, whole genome shotgun sequence DNA includes these proteins:
- the LOC136568851 gene encoding cell surface glycoprotein CD200 receptor 1-A-like, with product MKTGTNMKIAGKTVYVFVLLTVTMVMRLAGNNSSVLVMTVGNSSVLTCFLKGNITMLTWTITPKAGGLCTLVYRVDTNETHRTTCSDNINWIFRAGLPPALGIRQVGLAQEGNYSCEAATTEGNFHTRYHLTVLAPPRLSLSCDEQGSPVCEAAAGKPPAQLSWVPEGSSTAEEKCYDNGTVTVLSKFTACSTNVTNVTTCMVSHPAGNWSQSISCCPSEKIDTNVFLYACIISCVLIIITLLAVIYYFKLHGDRQCHKTKPPEIAPIHSQQDDTMEVEPYTTYVQKENVIYNSVSDLTVGQNLPQELCPGT from the exons ggAACAACTCCTCAGTGTTAGTGATGACTGTAGGTAACAGCTCAGTTCTCACCTGCTTTCTCAAAGGAAATATAACTATGCTAACATGGACAATAACCCCCAAGGCTGGAGGCCTGTGCACCTTGGTATACAGGGTTGATACGAACGAGACACACAGAACAACCTGTAGTGACAACATAAACTGGATATTCAGAGCAGGTCTGCCTCCTGCCCTTGGGATACGGCAAGTGGGGCTAGCCCAGGAGGGAAATTACAGCTGTGAAGCGGCAACAACAGAAGGGAATTTCCACACAAGGTACCACCTGACTGTGCTGG CTCCCCCGAGGCTGAGCCTGTCCTGTGATgagcagggcagccctgtgTGTGAGGCAGCGGCAGGGAAGCCGCCGGCTCAGCTCTCCTGGGTCCCAGAGGGCAGCTCCACTGCAGAGGAGAAGTGCTACGACAACGGGACAGTGACTGTTCTCAGCAAGTTCACAGCGTGTAGCACCAATGTCACCAATGTGACCACCTGCATGGTGTCCCACCCAGCTGGGAACTGGAGCCAGTCCATatcctgctgtccctcag AGAAAATCGACACCAACGTTTTCCTGTATGCCTGCATCATTAGTTGTGTTCTGATCATTATCACCTTGCTGGCTGTCATTTACTATTTCAAGCTCCATGGTGATAG acaatgccacaaaaccaaacctcCTGAAATTGCTCCTATACATTCCCAACAG GATGACACAATGGAAGTGGAACCTTATACTACTTATGttcagaaggaaaatgtaaTTTACAACTCAGTGTCTGATCTGACAGTGGGGCAGAATCTTCCACAGGAGTTGTGTCCAGGAACATGA